The DNA window AAATACTAGCCAAATTTACTTTCCTTCTTGGGTGCATGATCAACTAAGTGAAGGAAAAAATATAGACATAGAAACAACACTTACAGATGAGGAAAATTCAAAGGTTATGAAGAAGATGATTATAGTAGCATTATGGTGTATACAACTGAAGCCAAGTGATCGCCCTACAATGAACAAAGTTATAGAATTACTTGAAGGAGAAGTTGATTGTCTACAAATACCtcctaagccttctctatatCAGCTAGACAAGCCTAGAGAACTTGTCCAAGAGGCATCATGTTCAATGAATTCAACAATACCATCATTAACACTACCAAGATAAGTTCAAACCTACATCTTGGCAAATTTTAGTTGGTGATATATGACAATAAATAATGGATTTGATATAAATCCAAACCTAATTATTGTGAGTTacttttttcttgtgttttattttatttcaatttttgtgATTTAACTTTGAAAGGTCATAATGGAAAGGATTTttctttcatgattatattagaTTATTTTTATTCATCATTCGTTCATTTTAATTGACATTCTATAATTCCAtaactaaatatattttctttatttttcttaattttttttttacaaaaaaaatctctaaaaattaataattttgtattGGAGAACAAGTCAAATCTCTTACGACAATCCATTTGAATAGTAATGTTACCATTTGAATAGTAATGTTATTGTTACACATCTTACttttactaaaaatatttatttaatttgtgtTTTTGTCTTTTCTTTCATTCCCTCATTTTTTAAAGGATTCAAAATAAAAGATTAGGAGGGAGAGTTGATACCTCCATGCATCTATCATCTCCCtcctattttctttttctttcttatcaAACAATAGAATTTCGTTGTCCTCCCTCCCCTCTTCCTACCCTCTCCATCCTTATTTcctttttgaaaaagaaaaacatactAAGTGGAAGGTGGCAATGTATAGTAAATTATTGGTGTTGAAATATATGATGGATATCCTGATTAAtggaaaatgacaaaaatgtAGATGATAGAAACAGAAATTTTGAGAATAATCCTAAGCATTTTAAATAATGGTTTTTACGAATGAGAGAAAAGATGTTGTATTTTTTGAGAGAAGGTTTTACTTGAGATgtgttatttaaaattttactattaTGAAAGatgttttgacaaaaaaaattactattcaAAAATAGCATGAAGGATAGATATGTTGATTGGATAACAATTAGTAAATAGCACAACAGATTTTGACTAATAATTTAGGATAACAGTACTTTAACATCTTAGGATTCAATTCACATTCTGTATCAACCTTTCATATTGTATTAAACTACTATGTTTAGAGGATAAGTGttattgaattaattttaattcaacCCATAGTGTACTATGGAATACATAAGAAAATGGATATCCAAtattattaggctaattagtaatttttccctccgaactttgacatgtactaaatcatgccccctaaacttttttaGCCGTTGAAAATTCTCCCTCAACTATTaatattgttaaatttaaagacttttgtctaattttagtaaaaaaattctagcatagatgaaagttgaggggcatgatttaatacatatcaaagtttgaggggcatgatttggtagatatcaaagtctggggaacatggtttagtacataaactatcactgaaacagtaaaattaaatgaaattagaaaaAGTCCTTagatctaacaatctcaatagttcaagagaaatttttaacagacaaaaaagttcaggaagcatgatttggtatatatcaaagtttggggaaaaaaattgctaattagcctattATTTATGAACTTAGATTATTTTGTGGTAAAGTCAAAGTTGGGATCAAGGTCCGAATGAGGTTGGGTTAGGGTCCAAGGCCGGGATCCAAGGGTCAAGGACAGGGGTCGAGGTCAGCGTCCACAAGGTTTGAGTCCTAGATCGAAATCCAAGATTAGGTTGGAATTAAGGTCGAAGGCCTAGGTCATAAGTCAAGTCCaagtctaagtttgggtctagAGTCAAGGTCCAAGCTAaggtttaggtttaggtttaggtttagggtCAAGCTCCGAGGTCAATTCGAGGGCTAGGTTTGAGACTTACAGCTCAGTGCCGAAGGCCAAAGTCAAATTATTAATCTTGCTTTTAGTCAGCGACAGTGAgtcaaattaaaacaattaagaataattaaataacaaatgtaaataatataacgtaaaaaaatcatatttatagAGGTCCAGCCCCATATAGCAAGAACAGGTTTACAAGAATATTCTAGAGTAGGACACGTATGCCCTGCCAACCTATCATTGGCACAGAAAAATATGTACAGTATAATGGTACAACGACTAATATTCTAATAGAAGAGATGCTCTAATCATTTCCCCAATAATGAGGTGTCCAACTAGATGAGGCTGTTGCATAATTCCTATTTTACCCTGCGTCTATTGCATCCATTTTCCTAACAAGGCATCAGAGGGTTTTCTACATGAAAATCTCTGTGCTCCCATCAATCCAAATCAAAGATCACTAGAGAAGGAAGGATCGAGAAGGAAATCCAAAGGAATCTAAGCTAAACCAGAGaatattactaaaaataacAAGTATTTCACaacacttattattttattacacaCATGTTAAATTAACTCTTTTAAACAGTATGAAAATGTTATTATCTCACCATGTTGACATTCAAGTGCATAGATCTTAAACATATACAAAGTAAATACAAACTTGTCGTTAGATTATATCACTCCAACTCAGTTATAGTTTCTAATTCCAAGTTCATTCTCCTTCTTGGCATATCAACTCTTGTTTTTGTTGAATCATTAGAGGTAAAAGGATTTGGTGGCAAAGTCAAATTTTGTTCTCCTTCCAGCATGTGAATCACAACTTTCATAGAAGGACGATCTGTAGGATGCCATTGAATGCACCATAGTCCTACAATTGCTAACATTTTTGCAATCTTAGCATCTTCTTCTTTATCAACATGAATTCGCaaatcttctccttcttctaaGAGATTATAAATCCATTCCGGATAATAAACTTCCTCTTTCACATCAGTTATCTTCTTTCCTCCAACCATTTCGAGTAACATCATTCCAAAACTATAAATATCTGACTTGTATGAAACAATTCCAAAATTTCTAGAGAAAACTTCAGGTGCAATATAACCCATGGTCCCTTTTGCTGTAGTCATTGACACAATACTTTTATCCTTGGAACACAGCTTGGCCAAACCAAAATCAGAAATTTTTGGAATGAAGTTTTGGTCTAACAAGACATTATGAGGTTTGATATCGAAATGAAGTATTCGTTGATCACACCCTTGGTGAAGATATTCAATTCCTTTGGCAATGCCTAAAGTAATGTCTTTTAGCTTTCCCCATCCAAGAAAATGTTTAGAATCTGGAGAAGATATGTACTGTTGCAATGATCCATTGGGTGAGAACTCGTACACAAGAGCTCTTCTAGCTCCATCCGCACAATATCCAACCAACCGAACCACATTGATATGGTGAATTTGACCTATTGTTCCAACTTCATTTATAAACTCTTCTCCATTGCCTTTTGAGTTGTTAAGAATTTTCACTGCAACGAAAAAATCAGTAGAGAGCTTTCCTTTGTAAACTGTTCCATAAGCTCCTTCTCCCAATTTTTCAGAGAATTGActtgtaattttcttaatatcaGCATATGAATATCTGCTTGGCTTTAGAGCTTTGTAATCCTCCAAAAATCTCTTTATTCTCAGTTTGTACTCTTTTCCTTGTTTATTAGAGTTGTAAGCACGATAAATTAGAATAAGCACTACTGTCACTACTGCAGCACCAAGGTAGCACCTATAGAAGAAGACAAATAAAATGcagttatacatatatatcaagaTTCATAGTATCAGTCTATACTAAATCTAAGATATATAGTTCCAATAAGAAAACTCACCAATAGTGACAAATTTCTTCTTTTCACCTGAGAAAGTACAAGTGTACAACCAAGTTAAGTTAATCTACTTAAGAAACAAATTATGATAATAAATCTTGATTACATTCCGTGATGTACTATAAATTTTGTTTAATGTACTTTAATTAAGGTAAAATGTATTCTAGATTCGATTTGATTTACTTCGACTTTCAAGCATTAATCAACTCAATCTTGATCCAATAGTTATAGTGATCACGGAGTAACCACAAGATTATTATGTGACATGACAAAATTTACTCTCATAAAATGTATAGGCTACTCTGCTTATGTGTTAAAAAAAAGCCAACTGCAGAAGTTGAAAGAGATAAAGGAGTTACCTTTGGGAGGAATGGGAGGAATACATATAATTGATTGGAGATGGGTGGCATTTTTGAGTTGACAAGTCTTCCCTTTTGTTTCACAATGGCGACAATTTGGTTTAAGCCATTCCAAACGTAGTCTGTTCTTCCACTTCTCTACATCGGGAAGAGGAGATGATGTGTTATTCAACTTGGTACAATGTATGGGCAAGTATTCAATTGAATTGCTTGAGTCAGAGAAATAAATTTGATAACCAGGGCCACTAAGGCAAGGGATGAATATTGATCGATAATATATATGTCTTTCTCCATCGTTTGAACAATTGAACAAGGTATATTTGATGAGGTCATCTGCTTCGAATTGAAATGGAGAAAGTGATGGCAAGTCCTGGATTTTCATGACATGTCTCTCAAGGCAGTTATGAGGGTCGTAAAGTTCAATTACTTGAGCTTTGTAATCAATATGTTTTACAAAGAGCTTCAAAGATGATTTTGGGAACTCAAGAAGTGTGTTTATGCCACTGCATGATAGCTGGAAGCCAGGATATGGTGGTTGATTTTGGTCATCTTTTAGCCCAAATGGGAATCTGATATTTGGGCCTTTCTTTCCACACTTAGCTTCAACCACCTCCAACAACAACACTACCACCAACAACATCATGCTTGACCAATACATGATTTTGGTCATCtataattacaatataattgctctctctttctctctctaagttttttcttttttttcttaaccCAGTTTGTTCTTATTAA is part of the Cannabis sativa cultivar Pink pepper isolate KNU-18-1 chromosome 5, ASM2916894v1, whole genome shotgun sequence genome and encodes:
- the LOC115717484 gene encoding rust resistance kinase Lr10: MYNCILFVFFYRCYLGAAVVTVVLILIYRAYNSNKQGKEYKLRIKRFLEDYKALKPSRYSYADIKKITSQFSEKLGEGAYGTVYKGKLSTDFFVAVKILNNSKGNGEEFINEVGTIGQIHHINVVRLVGYCADGARRALVYEFSPNGSLQQYISSPDSKHFLGWGKLKDITLGIAKGIEYLHQGCDQRILHFDIKPHNVLLDQNFIPKISDFGLAKLCSKDKSIVSMTTAKGTMGYIAPEVFSRNFGIVSYKSDIYSFGMMLLEMVGGKKITDVKEEVYYPEWIYNLLEEGEDLRIHVDKEEDAKIAKMLAIVGLWCIQWHPTDRPSMKVVIHMLEGEQNLTLPPNPFTSNDSTKTRVDMPRRRMNLELETITELE